In the Ipomoea triloba cultivar NCNSP0323 chromosome 6, ASM357664v1 genome, one interval contains:
- the LOC116023387 gene encoding uncharacterized protein LOC116023387: MVYGKACHLPVEIEHKAYWAIKKLNEDLFIAGHERMFQLNELEEWRLLAYETSRSYKERSKFYHDMHIRKNKEFAEGDKVLLFNSRLRLFPGKLKSRWTGPYIVTKDFPYGTLEIMHPEKGTFKVNAHQVKKYYGMENAQGIVQCCRLVP; this comes from the coding sequence ATGGTATATGGCAAAGCATGTCACCTTCCAGTTGAAATCGAGCATAAGgcgtattgggccattaaaaaattgaatgaagATCTATTCATAGCCGGACATGAGCgaatgtttcaactgaatgaattggaagaatggcgtCTGCTTGCCTATGagacatccagatcttacaagGAGCGATCCAAGTTTTACCACGACATGCATATCAGGAAGAACAAAGAATTCGCTGAAGGAGATAAGgtgttgttattcaattccagactgcGACTATTCCCAGGAAAGCTTAAATCGAGATGGACGGGGCCATATATTGTTACAAAGGATTTCCCTTACGGAACTTTGGAAATCATGCATCCAGAGAAAGGAACTTTCAAAGTCAACGcccaccaagtcaagaaatactatggGATGGAAAATGCGCAGGGGATAGTCCAGTGTTGCAGGCTGGTACCCTGA